The window cattgtttgtttatatgttgaCGACATATTGATAATGAGTACATATATTGCTGACATAAATGCTACTAAGTACATGTTGGCTAGcaaatttgatatgaaagacttaggagttactaatttgatcttaggaattaggatccataaaactccacaaggtctagcattATCACAGTCTCATTATATTTAAAGGGTACTTGACAAGCTCAAGTATTTGAATTTTAATGTTGCAACACTCCAATTGATGTAAGTTTTGCAattcaaaagaatgaaggtgaaagtgattcACAATGGACTATGCACGAGTATTGGGAAGCTTAATGTATATCATGAATagtacacgaccagatatagcatgtgtTATTAGTAAGCTAAGTCGGTTGACAAGTAATCTCAatcaaactcattggatggcaatgaaacgagttttggggcatttaaaacacacccaaaactatgcttgcactataataaatatcccgcagtaattgagggatatagtgatgcaaattggagcactggatcatctgaagttaaatccataAGTGAATATGTTTTCACCATTagtggaggagcagtgtcttggaaatcattCAAACAGACCTGCACcgcccgctctacaatggaatcTGAATTTATAACTTTAGACAAGGCCGGCGAAGAAGCTAAATGGCTCCGAAATTTTTTGGAAGACATTTCCATTTCCCAATCCTTTGGcacctatatgtatacattgtgataGCCAAGCGGCAATAGGTAGGGCAGAGAGCGTTATGTATAACAGAAAATCTCTTCACATATGACGGAGACACAATACCCTTAGGCAACTACTCTGTAGTGGTGTTATCACTATTAACTATGTAAAGTCGAGAGATAACGTGTCGGATCCACTTACAAAAAGCCTAACTAGAGAGGCGTTTGAAAGATCATCAAGGGGAATGGGGTTAAGgcctaggacaagtcatcatggcggtaactctacctggTAGACTGGAGATTCCAAGAGCTAGGTTCGAAgggatcaaacaaagttatgaatgacaGTTCAAtattgtcaaataactcaactCATTCTCATAATGAAGATAATGTTCAGAAACAAGGATAAAATGTTAAGGCtttttaatgagttaataaagcattaatttttttaatggtttctaagtttggcaAGATATGACCAAATAGTGTATCTACATGATTGCacgtttagaaatcacctatgtgaatgtgaagtgtaagccgcttcaagaAGAATGATAGTgaaggcccattctctatgcactCATAGAATTAGGCGGTGTTCATGGCTAAAAAGAACACAACCATGAGAACCATAGACGAttaagggttaattgtgtgacttatgttgtctaggtGTACAacaaagctcgacggttcaaagatatcataTCTACCGATTGACTGAGTATATCCAatataagttcactacggaaagttcaaagggaaacttacttatccagatgcaattaatcttTACATGTAAATCACACACTTGTCTGTGCATTCCTTTCTCTTATagtcattccccattcatgtggggatTGTTGGTTTTAAGTGTTAGAAGAATAGGAAATGGAGGGAAGAAAATATGGAgggaaaatgaaaattttgaattgttcCTTTTTTGCTTTTTTGGATGAAGCATTTCTCCCACATTGGTTGTAGAAAGGAAAGTTCTTGTGCATATATGTAGAAGCATTTCTTCTAGCTCATAAAGAGTTGAGAAAAGGACCTCCTCTCgggccgtcgtcgtcgctcggcttcggcttcaATCAAATGAtatgattgataatcttttttgaccaaatttaattaattaattattcaaATTATGACCCGATTTCCCGGATCCGCTTTCCGTTTCTCCTTCCCGGATTAATTCAAATATTCCCGCCCATCTGAAAGGTAACCTTTGAGTTGCACCTTTCTGAACCAACACTTCCATGGCTATATATATCCTTATGATCTTCTGAataaatcgttctatcctgggaggatatataCCAACacctcgggtacattgaggggaTTAATTTCCTTAAGGCCACATTGTGAATTCAGTGCGCTCAGTTTAATTCTTACGTAATTTTGATACTGTTTTCAGATTCTGATTTATGTTTATTTGCGAATACAGTTTACTAACAAGGAGTACTGCTTTTACTTTCATTACATCAATCTCTCTCCGCCCTTATTAGTGTAAGGGTTAAATTAATCATTAAAAGGAATTAACTCTCTCTTACTTCTTTAGAACATCAAGTATTTTCAAATTATTATTTCTAGTAAAAGAAATGGAGGTAACAGttagatatttgaaatacaaCAACGCAAGAGATGTTATTTCCGTTTGAATTTAAGTTATACGCAGAGGTAATTGGGGCCGAGGAGAGGATGGAAGTGTCCTCATGTCAATTGAAAGTTGAAACGTACCAACTTTTTGAAACCAACAATTTGAATCGTAATTTTCAATTTTCCGTACACCAAAATTAACAACTTGTAAAATAAAACAATAACCAAATCTCCTTTGTGCCCACCCTTACCATCCTCCCCAAGGAGTTGTTTCACCTAATTTGAATGAAAATTATGTAATTATTAgaagaaagaggaaaaaaaaaaaaaagagatagaaATCCGATGTTTTGTTATTATATTTTGCATATGAGGGAGAAGTAATCATAATATTGCATAACTTGTTGAGAGGACAATTGGTAATATACCAACCAAAGAGTAATTGTGGTTGCTAATTGGTTTCTGTATCATTTAATATTTGCTATCTGCAAGACGTTATACTACATTGTTTCAAAGCTAAGATTAATCTAATCATCCTCCCCTTCCCAACCCATCCCCAaagatatacatatatgattaataaaaagagaaaattcATAGAAAGACAAGAAGAAAATTAAAGGAATTTGGTGATCAACTGATTCATCATTCTTTGTTGAGAAGGGATTTCAATCTGCTAGCAGATGGTAGATTATGTTTCACGTTCATGTCGAATATCTAGATCGATCAACCTGTGTGGTTCGTCTTAATTGATAtggaaaggaaaaaagaaaagaaatatgtTACAAAAGAAAATCTAAGCATTCGGCATCTGAAACACACTGATACAATTAATTTAGAATTGTGTCAAGAAAGTCTATTTTAGAGGGTAAGGCGCTCCTTTCAAAATTTGAATGGAACAGTAAGTCTATTTTAGAGGGTAAGGTGCTTCTTTCAAAATTTGAATGGTACATTAAGACTTATAAATTCGACTAAGACTGTTATTTAGAGAATGatcttctttttatttcttttgcaaCTTACACCTTTTAGATCACGAAGTAAAGATTTCTTTTGAGCAAACGGAAAATCTTATGAGAAAATATTAGACGATAGTCCAAAATTATAAGTTATTGCAAGCGTTAGACGACAGTCTAATATTTTGTCTATAATTAAGGTCGAGCAATATATGAACAAATATTGAAGCCAAGTCTAACTTTGTCTGAAAGGTAATTTCCAAAGTGCTATATTTGAACAATTTTTAAATATAGGGCTAAAATCTAATGATGACATAAAAGAAATATTTGCATAAATTAGCCTACAAGTTCAAGGTTAAGCCATTTGGGCTGATCAACGTTGCTACCAACTTGCAAGCACCGATAAACAATTTTTTCTATTTGTATATTATGAGGTTTGTGCTTTTATCCTTTTATGACATTTGATTAAAATGTGTCATTAAAGATCACCTATACTATTTGGAAGAAGTGTTATAAAACATTCAGGATACACTCCTGCTTATTGTGATTGAAATAATCCGGGGGTCATGCGGAAGCTAATCATTGTAAATCTTAAATAACTATAAATTAGACGACAAAGAAGATATACTAAAAAGACATTATATTATAATATGATTTGATCAAGTGACCATCATGAAacctaatattaaaaaaaaaaaaaaaaaaatatgacagAATAATCTCCCCCTGAACGAAAGACTTTTAATGATCACCATGGGTGTGTAGAGGGCAGGGAAACAGCGAGCAAGACGGCTAGACTgcaagcacaatagttttcttacatagtaggactgggcttcaacatcccgaaggacggcttgccacaaaCCTAACTTCAACAATCCGAATGTGGATGTTCTTTTGTGTGTTCTCTAATTGTGAGAAGGAGGTCGTCAATTTATAGATGTAAAAAACTTTTCCTCCAAGACAAGGATTAGCCAAATATGAAAgaaaattatattttcctttcaggAAAAGTAAAAGCAATAATGGTAATACTTTGACTTTCCTTTAAGggaaaagtaaaactcaaatatggtaagaaaatcaaGACAAAACCCCTAACACTGCTGGCTGCTAGCTAAGAGATCAAAATGTGCTTTTGAGCAAAGCTAAGGTAGAATATATACTTGAGTCTATTTGGCTTTAATTACCTCTGTTCTCATATGTTATCATGTGTGATCTCTGCTTTGGAAATATATAAATGCTAGTTAAAACTTAATCACAAGACCAACACTAAAATAACATTTGTTTCTTCATCTGTGATACTATGACTgagttttactttatttttaccTCTATTAGCAAGTTAAGACCAACACTAAAATAACATTTGTTTCTTCATCTGTGATACTATGACTGAGTATTACTTTATTTTTACCGCTATTAGTAGGCACGAACATGAATTGAGTGatatttagaagaaaaaaaaaatagtatttgaagttgaagttggaaaatggTATTCAGAAGTTGAAGTTATATTTGAACATGCATTTCactccaaaataaaaaaaaaaaagttaaagactaatttttaaatttgaaaaacaccttcAGAAACTAACTAAAAGATCATTCTAATGTATAACTAAACAATATTTGGAAtattttttgaagaaaaacagaAACATTATGGAAGAACTCCATCATACACCGAGGCATTATCAATGAGGGCCAAAGTAATAAAGGTGGTGGTAGAGATGATGGATCTTCAGCTCTTAATGCATTCAGCTTCAGGTGGTAAATTTCAGTGGTATTGTATAAGTTGAGTTCTTCGTGCACATAAGAGGCAACCACGGCTAGTAAAAAGTACAAATAGAGGAAGAAGGAACCAACATCTCTCTTTCGTTTTCGTTTTTTGGCCCTGACAGAAGGGGTTGGATGGAAAAGCAAGAATGGGACATATTTGTTGTCAGCTAATGGAGTTCTTATCATATCATTGCTGCTTCTATTGGTCTTCTCCCCTTCTGATAGTATTGGAAGAAGAGTTCAACATAATTCTTAACGTTCTTGTACACTCTCGGCCTTTCCGCATTGATAAGCTTCTCCACTGGTCCGATCTCAACATCTGCATCTGGCATAATGAAAACAGCAAGAGTGTTTCTTTCTCGTTCTGCGTTTGTCACCACCCTGTGCACGGGGCTCTTAAAAATGCCATTGCTCATTATCTGCAAGGAACAACAATTCTGAGAATTTTACATGCTGTAcaacattttgttggaaaatatTAGAGATAGTAATGCTAAAGAAGAACATTTAATCAACAACCAAGTcgcaacaataataataaaagaagACAGAGAATATTGGATAGGAAAATGCATTGACTTCATAGTAGATTTCCATAGCTACCCGAGTGCAAATGGTAAAGTGACAGCTTACTCCCAAAATACAACAAACAACTCAGGAAATCTTCTAATATGCACTCAAATAGAAGTTTTGGGAAACTCTTAAATTTCTGGACTGCTTTTGTACAATATTGAATGAAGGACAAGGTCGTCTGAAGGAGATGAAATCATAAAGAGCCAAATAATGTAAGATCTCAAGTACAGATTTTCTGCAATGGGATTAATCTATATAGAAAGCGATCGTACCTTTCATGACGCGTCCTTACAACAATTGGACACATCTTTTCGGATGTGTCCTAAAAAGGTTGTTGACGCATCTTTTCATAAAAGAATTGCGTCTTACCAAAAGACACATTAAATTTTGAATCACTCAAAATAAATCCAACAAATTTGAAGCCCTTCAGCATGATTTAGTTTACACTTTCGTACCTCAACTTGATCTCCAACATTAATGAGGAAACCATATGGGACAACAGGCACTCTAAACCATTGATCATCTTTGAGAACCTGAAGCCCCTCAACTTCTTTGTCTTGTAACAGGATGGTAATGGCTGATCCATCAGCATGTGGTTTCACTCCAAGAACAACATCAGGCCTTGGACACGAAGGGTAAAAGTTGAATCTTGCAACCATCGTTCTGCATTCTCCACACTGGTCCAGAAAGCAGTTCTCCTCCACATTCAATGACGTTGCGATGGCCTTTAGGAGGGACTCACTCAACAACTTCAATTTCTTGAGATATTCTTCAAATACTTCCCTGCAAGTAGTaatttgttagccctgtgtgttTAACTTATTCATTTCAGAGTAAAACTGCACAGAAGGAACATGTACCTAAAACATTCAGGTTTTTGGGGCCAGAATTGGAGTTTCCTTATATCTTCAGGGAACACATTTAGATACAATCTGTCGGTCCAATCAAGTGTTTGCTTTTCTGAAAGAACTGAATCATTTCCATACCCTTCAATGGCATCAGCATCAACTGTTCTGGCGTATTTAAGTTTCTCCTCAGTAGGAAGAGCAAAGAACTGTTTGCTGATTTCATGCATTTTGTCAAGAAATGAATCTTCTATCCCGTGATTTATGACCTGAATTTCCAATATGTTACTTAAACGGATATTGCAACCAAGAGTGCAGAAACCATATAGATAGCTTGTAGTAAAATTATTTTAAGTACCCGCtctttttatttatagtttattaCTGTAGTTTTTTTCACttttaaagaaatggatcttGAGTCTAACTCAACGATAAAAACTAGCTCTTATGGTGAGGATTGTCCAACACCATATAAAGAGACCATCCCACCCATAAAAAGCTGATGTGAGACTCAACACCCCCGCACGCCCAGGTCTAGACATCTGGAGCGTGAACAATATAAGATGGGGCAGAACATCAAATAAACAATGAGTCAGAATGGACCCAACTCTACTACCATGACTCAACACCGACCTGCAAACCAAAAAATCCAGTAAACATAACTTGGTTTTCCATGTTTTCGTTTAGTTTTGATCCTCTGAAAGTAAATGGACCATTTCCAAGACTACAAAAATGTTttcttaatttcttttctttttctttttttttttttgggggggggggggggtgttaagATCATCAACTGTGATACCAGAGACTCATCAAAATCAGACCTGGAAGCAGCCACAAGACTTGAGACCGGATTGAAGTTTGTTGAGCTCTTCATCTCTAGCAGGGGATGTTGGTGATATGATAAGGCCAAGGTCAACTTCTGGTACATCTAGCAGGGGAGGAGAGGTATTGACTGGCCATTCTGGATGAATATACTTTTCTGGAACTTGTTTGCTATTTGCCAGTTCTTGTACCGACTTGAAAACTGTCTCTAGATTTACAGCCATGGTTTCAGTAAGAAGCAAATCTAAGCTTGTTGTTGGCTTTGTTTTTTTAACACAGTTGATGTAATTCCCAAGGAAAACCATATGAAGGAGAGGAGGTGGCTGGACTTTATTTGAAGCTAGGCAATACAGTCAATTGGTCATAAAATCGAATTCTTTATTGGAATACTGCACTATTTTCTCGGTTTCCTTATTTTATAGAAATTGTGGGGATTATATATAAGAACCCattcaaccttttttttttttttccttttctttcttttctaattaCATTCTTCAATTTGTTGGTCCAAATACACCCCAAAACTGATACAAAGTGGTATCAATATCACCTTTTGCGTCTATGTGGCTGTAGGGTGTGACActagcctgtttggaaagccacctgggaATTGGATTTggatgtaattacacagtttaaCACGATTGTCTGGTCAAGTAATTACTTGCTCAGCATGGAATTGGGTATAATTGGaggggtgtaattacactctccaattctcaaggggaaGGTGAGAATTGGTGGTAATTACACTGTGTAATTACAAGGTTACTTTTAATgtctttccttttttgtttttattttaatttattttctttatattttttttatttctatcatTTTAatgtctttttttatttttactttttattttcaaatttatttttaaaatatatttttcttttttacattatttatcgTTTATTTCTctacctttacttcttgtgattccatgtaattgcaagtatttttttatttcttatttgttttattttcttcatttagGGTAACTATGTTATTATTCTAGTTTTTGAATCTACACCTtctaatattagaaataatgagTAATTAACaaatttggcatataatgagTGATGTCATTAAAATAGAATTTCATTATTGAATGAGGTTATAAACTTATAatgtttttcatttttcttgaatTATATTTACTTTAGTTATATTGAAACTTATTTTATattatgttggaatttgacatatgttaaataattattttttttgtattttaaacTTATGTTATATTTATGGTTCCAATTCACTTGCTTTAGTAGTATTggcttgttatttcacattgcatgttgttcatTTTTTAGTTAGAATTGATACATTAGTTATAAATATATGATTTAGTAATTAATGTATTTTctagaaaaaatatatatatcttaaTAAACTAAATCTAACATCATTTatacttatataaaaaaaatcatttatagacatatatttatcatattaactttaaattttgataattactttattta is drawn from Lycium barbarum isolate Lr01 chromosome 8, ASM1917538v2, whole genome shotgun sequence and contains these coding sequences:
- the LOC132606816 gene encoding flavonol synthase/flavanone 3-hydroxylase-like, which translates into the protein MVFLGNYINCVKKTKPTTSLDLLLTETMAVNLETVFKSVQELANSKQVPEKYIHPEWPVNTSPPLLDVPEVDLGLIISPTSPARDEELNKLQSGLKSCGCFQVINHGIEDSFLDKMHEISKQFFALPTEEKLKYARTVDADAIEGYGNDSVLSEKQTLDWTDRLYLNVFPEDIRKLQFWPQKPECFREVFEEYLKKLKLLSESLLKAIATSLNVEENCFLDQCGECRTMVARFNFYPSCPRPDVVLGVKPHADGSAITILLQDKEVEGLQVLKDDQWFRVPVVPYGFLINVGDQVEIMSNGIFKSPVHRVVTNAERERNTLAVFIMPDADVEIGPVEKLINAERPRVYKNVKNYVELFFQYYQKGRRPIEAAMI